A genomic region of Myxosarcina sp. GI1 contains the following coding sequences:
- the recG gene encoding ATP-dependent DNA helicase RecG: MSEPDWIRLQKALSIEAEKGYGDLVGNQYRFSEFLCLSLGKPPSSIPQQERSRWQDLAAKFAAYTQLSQAQRQQLIIRTCNFLHQQRAIATTANQPPKPKLPRTASLNSTSTSNYFTPKLTLDKPLSQVIDVGRRSHYLERLGLHTVRDLLFYYPREHLDYARQMQIAHLTPGETVTVIGTVRSCKCFSSPKNKKLTIFELVMSDPTGRLKINRFLTGNRFSSRASQESQKRRYPKGSIVAASGLVKQNKYGITLDKPEIEVLDGAGASIESIKVGRVLPVYSLSEGVPADTVRKSVIAVMPAATQLKDPLPAAIRNQYGLIKLERAIADIHFPDTQERLTHARRRLVFDEFFYLQLGFLQRRQQLKQNQASASFAPTGKLVQQFQQILPFPLTNAQQRVVTEIFRDLATTDTSMNRLVQGDVGSGKTIVAVFAILAAIQSGYQAALMAPTEVLAEQHYRKLVTWFNLLHLPVELLTGSTKTAKRREIHSQLETGELPLLVGTHALIQDPVNFHKLGLVVIDEQHRFGVQQRARLLSKGKSPHVLTMTATPIPRTLALTLHGDLDVSQIDELPPGRQVIETRMKTGRDRSKVHDLIRREVAKGRQAYIIFPLVEESEKLDLKAAVEEHQRLTEVIFPEFQIALLHGRMSSADKDAALTAFRDNQCQIIVSTTVIEVGVDVPNATVMVIEHAERFGLSQLHQLRGRVGRGSHKSYCFLMSSSKTPDAKQRLTVLEQSNDGFFISEADMRFRGPGAVLGTRQSGLPDFALASLVEDQEVLNLAREAAEKIITADKNLSGFPSLQQELEIRYRRLMGGDILN; encoded by the coding sequence ATGAGCGAGCCAGATTGGATTAGATTGCAAAAGGCATTGTCTATAGAGGCAGAAAAAGGTTACGGCGATTTGGTAGGTAATCAGTATCGCTTTAGCGAGTTTCTCTGTCTGAGTTTGGGAAAACCACCGTCAAGTATACCCCAACAGGAGCGATCGCGCTGGCAGGATTTAGCCGCCAAGTTTGCAGCTTATACCCAACTCAGTCAGGCACAAAGACAGCAGCTAATTATTAGAACTTGCAATTTTTTGCATCAGCAACGGGCGATCGCCACAACTGCCAACCAACCCCCCAAACCAAAACTACCCCGCACCGCTTCCTTAAATAGCACTTCAACTTCAAACTATTTTACACCCAAGCTAACTTTAGATAAGCCTTTAAGTCAGGTTATCGATGTCGGACGCAGAAGCCATTATTTAGAGCGTCTGGGCTTGCATACAGTAAGAGATTTACTATTTTATTATCCCCGCGAACATCTCGACTATGCCCGACAGATGCAAATTGCTCACCTTACCCCAGGCGAAACGGTAACGGTAATCGGTACGGTGAGAAGCTGTAAGTGTTTTAGCAGCCCCAAAAACAAAAAATTAACCATTTTTGAGTTAGTTATGAGCGATCCGACGGGAAGACTCAAAATCAACCGCTTCCTAACAGGTAATCGCTTTAGCAGTCGAGCATCACAAGAAAGTCAAAAACGCCGATATCCTAAAGGCTCGATTGTTGCCGCATCGGGATTGGTCAAGCAAAATAAATACGGTATTACCTTAGATAAGCCAGAAATAGAAGTTTTAGACGGCGCGGGTGCCAGTATCGAATCGATTAAAGTAGGGAGAGTTTTACCCGTATATAGCTTGAGTGAAGGAGTTCCTGCCGATACGGTGAGAAAATCAGTAATTGCGGTAATGCCTGCTGCCACACAGCTTAAAGACCCCTTGCCAGCAGCAATCCGTAACCAGTATGGTTTAATAAAACTAGAACGGGCGATCGCCGATATTCATTTTCCCGATACTCAAGAGCGACTGACACACGCCAGACGCAGACTGGTATTTGATGAATTTTTCTATCTCCAGCTAGGCTTTTTACAGCGTCGCCAACAGCTAAAGCAAAACCAAGCCAGTGCTAGCTTTGCTCCTACAGGTAAATTGGTACAGCAGTTCCAGCAAATACTGCCCTTTCCCCTAACTAATGCCCAACAGCGAGTAGTAACAGAAATTTTTCGAGATCTAGCTACTACCGACACTTCGATGAATCGTCTCGTTCAAGGTGATGTAGGTTCGGGAAAAACTATCGTCGCCGTGTTTGCCATTCTCGCAGCAATTCAGTCTGGCTATCAAGCAGCATTAATGGCACCAACTGAAGTATTAGCAGAACAGCACTACCGCAAATTAGTCACCTGGTTCAATCTGCTGCATCTTCCCGTAGAGTTACTAACGGGTTCTACCAAAACCGCCAAACGCCGCGAAATTCACTCCCAACTAGAAACGGGAGAATTACCCTTATTAGTAGGAACTCACGCTTTAATCCAAGATCCCGTTAACTTTCATAAGTTGGGTTTGGTCGTAATTGACGAACAGCATCGTTTTGGGGTGCAGCAAAGAGCCAGACTGCTAAGTAAAGGCAAATCACCCCATGTTTTGACCATGACTGCTACTCCCATTCCTCGTACTCTAGCACTTACCCTACATGGAGATTTAGATGTCAGCCAGATTGACGAATTACCGCCGGGCAGACAGGTAATTGAAACCAGAATGAAAACTGGCAGAGATCGCAGTAAAGTTCACGACTTGATTCGTCGTGAGGTAGCAAAAGGCAGACAGGCATATATTATCTTTCCTTTGGTAGAAGAATCAGAAAAGCTAGATCTTAAAGCTGCTGTAGAAGAACACCAACGTCTAACCGAAGTTATCTTTCCCGAATTTCAAATTGCTTTACTACACGGACGCATGAGTTCGGCAGATAAAGATGCAGCTTTAACTGCTTTTCGCGATAACCAGTGTCAAATTATTGTTTCTACAACGGTAATTGAGGTCGGTGTAGACGTACCCAACGCTACGGTAATGGTAATCGAACACGCCGAACGCTTCGGTCTATCGCAGCTACACCAGCTACGGGGACGAGTAGGTAGAGGCAGCCATAAATCCTATTGTTTTTTGATGAGCAGCAGTAAAACTCCCGATGCCAAACAGCGACTTACGGTATTAGAACAGTCCAACGACGGCTTTTTTATCTCCGAAGCCGATATGCGCTTTCGTGGACCAGGAGCGGTTTTAGGAACCCGTCAGTCTGGCTTGCCCGATTTTGCCCTAGCAAGTTTAGTAGAAGACCAGGAAGTGCTAAACTTAGCGCGAGAAGCAGCAGAAAAAATTATTACCGCCGATAAAAATTTGTCTGGCTTTCCCAGTTTGCAGCAAGAGTTAGAGATTCGTTATCGTCGCTTGATGGGTGGGGATATTTTAAATTAA
- a CDS encoding ABC transporter ATP-binding protein — MARVSLQGVTRKFGNVTAIEDITFEIEDRAFWVLVGPSGCGKSTVLRAIAGLESITSGRLYIGDRLVNDIPARQRDVAMVFQNYALYPHLSVAENLAFGLKMRNENSTKIENRVGEVARSLNIEHLLKRKPKQLSGGQQQRVALGRAIARQPQVFLLDEPLSNLDAQLRDDTRAELKRLHDRVGITTVYVTHDQVEAMTLGDRVVVLENGKIQQIGKPQEVYAHPANRMVASFLGNPPMNILSVTYQDDSLAIDVTDNGKRQKIPVPLAMSSRIQASGLRKFDLGVRPEHITVVPSDTASGIMLVVDLIEPLGRETLVKASLPDSNLSLGFITDAAWQGKPGELLKVRFDAEKLFIFDSNSGEVVNGH; from the coding sequence ATGGCACGAGTAAGCTTGCAGGGAGTTACCCGTAAATTTGGTAACGTAACGGCAATTGAAGATATCACCTTTGAAATAGAGGATCGCGCTTTTTGGGTTTTAGTCGGACCTTCTGGCTGTGGTAAATCGACGGTTTTAAGGGCGATTGCGGGATTAGAATCGATTACTAGCGGCAGACTCTATATCGGCGATCGCCTAGTAAACGATATCCCCGCCAGACAGCGAGATGTAGCGATGGTATTCCAAAACTATGCTTTGTATCCCCACCTGAGCGTAGCGGAAAACTTGGCTTTTGGCTTAAAAATGCGTAACGAAAATTCCACGAAGATTGAAAACAGAGTAGGGGAAGTAGCGCGATCGCTCAATATAGAACACCTACTCAAACGCAAGCCCAAACAGCTATCGGGAGGACAACAACAGCGAGTAGCTTTAGGACGGGCGATCGCTCGACAGCCACAGGTGTTTTTACTAGACGAACCTCTATCTAATTTAGATGCTCAATTAAGAGACGATACTAGAGCCGAATTAAAACGACTGCACGATCGCGTCGGCATTACTACAGTTTATGTCACTCACGACCAAGTAGAAGCCATGACTTTAGGCGATCGCGTAGTAGTGCTGGAAAACGGTAAAATTCAGCAAATAGGCAAACCCCAAGAAGTCTACGCTCATCCTGCCAATCGCATGGTAGCTAGCTTTTTAGGTAATCCACCGATGAATATTTTGTCAGTAACTTATCAAGACGATAGTTTGGCGATCGACGTTACCGACAACGGCAAGCGGCAAAAAATACCAGTTCCTCTAGCAATGTCTAGCCGCATACAAGCATCTGGGTTGCGTAAATTTGATTTAGGTGTTCGTCCCGAACATATTACAGTAGTTCCTTCAGACACGGCATCGGGCATCATGTTGGTAGTAGATCTTATCGAGCCTTTAGGCAGAGAAACTCTAGTCAAAGCTAGCTTACCAGACTCTAATTTAAGCCTCGGTTTCATCACCGATGCTGCTTGGCAGGGAAAGCCAGGAGAGCTTTTAAAGGTTCGATTCGATGCAGAAAAATTATTTATTTTTGATTCTAATAGTGGAGAAGTTGTTAACGGGCATTAA
- a CDS encoding glucose-6-phosphate isomerase: protein MDTAKLWQRYQDWLYYDKDLEFYLDISRISFDDAFVRDMKPKFEKAFQDIDGIEAGEIANPDEDRMVGHYWLRDPELAPTKELKQDIIETQERILHFAKQIHSGKITPPTGGKFTDILSIGIGGSALGPQFVAQALAPLDAPLDIHFIDNSDPEGIDTILAQIGDRLDTTLVLTISKSGGTAETRNGMLEVQKVYQDSNLDFAAHAVAITGKGSKLEGIAKREGWLEIFPMRDWVGGRTSELSAVGLVAAALQGINIVEMLDGAKAMDALTRKHDLKNNPAALLAMAWYYAGNGQGEKDMVILPYKDSLLLFSRYLQQLVMESLGKEKDLDGNVVNQGIAVYGNKGSTDQHAYVQQLREGVNNFFLTFVEVLEDREGKPVEIEPGITSGDYLLGFLLGTRQALFDKQRDSITITISRVDEFNVGALIALYERTVTIYASLININAYHQPGVEAGKKAANSVLKLQDRVVDILKHARSPLSLLELAEKAKSTDQIETIYKIIRHLNANDRGLILKGNLGQPDSLEVFWQK from the coding sequence ATGGATACCGCTAAACTTTGGCAACGCTACCAAGACTGGCTTTACTACGACAAAGATTTAGAATTCTATCTAGATATTAGCCGTATTAGCTTCGATGATGCCTTTGTCAGAGACATGAAACCCAAATTTGAAAAGGCATTTCAAGATATTGATGGTATAGAAGCAGGTGAAATTGCCAATCCCGATGAAGACCGAATGGTCGGTCACTATTGGCTGCGCGACCCCGAACTCGCTCCTACTAAAGAACTAAAACAAGACATTATCGAGACGCAAGAGCGCATTCTCCACTTTGCCAAACAGATTCATAGTGGAAAAATTACTCCTCCAACTGGAGGCAAATTCACCGATATTCTCTCTATTGGTATAGGTGGTTCGGCATTAGGACCACAATTTGTCGCTCAGGCTCTAGCTCCTTTAGACGCACCGTTAGACATTCACTTTATCGATAATAGCGATCCCGAAGGAATCGATACAATTTTAGCTCAAATCGGCGATCGCTTGGATACTACTTTAGTTTTGACGATCTCTAAATCTGGCGGTACCGCAGAAACTCGCAACGGAATGTTAGAAGTCCAAAAAGTCTATCAAGACAGTAATTTAGATTTTGCCGCTCATGCCGTTGCAATTACAGGTAAGGGCAGTAAATTAGAAGGAATTGCCAAAAGAGAAGGCTGGTTAGAAATTTTTCCCATGCGAGATTGGGTAGGCGGGCGTACTTCAGAACTATCTGCCGTTGGTTTGGTTGCCGCCGCACTACAGGGAATTAATATCGTAGAGATGTTAGACGGTGCCAAAGCAATGGACGCTCTAACCAGAAAACACGATCTCAAAAACAACCCTGCTGCTTTGCTAGCTATGGCTTGGTACTATGCTGGTAACGGTCAGGGAGAAAAAGACATGGTAATCTTGCCCTATAAAGATAGCCTGTTGTTGTTTAGTCGCTATCTCCAGCAGCTAGTTATGGAGTCGTTGGGTAAAGAAAAAGACCTCGATGGTAATGTGGTTAATCAAGGTATTGCCGTATATGGCAACAAAGGCTCTACCGACCAACACGCTTACGTACAACAGCTAAGAGAAGGAGTAAATAATTTCTTTTTAACTTTTGTCGAGGTACTGGAAGATCGAGAAGGTAAACCCGTAGAAATAGAACCTGGAATTACTTCTGGAGACTATCTTTTAGGCTTTTTGTTGGGAACGCGCCAAGCACTTTTCGATAAGCAAAGAGACTCGATTACAATTACCATTTCTAGAGTCGATGAGTTTAATGTTGGTGCTTTAATAGCTCTTTACGAACGTACTGTCACTATCTACGCTTCATTAATTAATATCAATGCCTATCATCAACCTGGAGTGGAGGCAGGTAAAAAAGCTGCAAATTCCGTACTTAAGCTACAAGATCGTGTTGTCGATATTTTAAAACACGCTCGTTCTCCACTGTCTTTGTTGGAACTAGCAGAAAAAGCCAAGTCTACAGACCAGATTGAAACTATTTATAAAATAATCCGCCATCTTAATGCTAACGATCGCGGTTTGATTTTAAAAGGCAATCTCGGTCAACCAGATAGTCTTGAAGTTTTCTGGCAAAAATAA
- a CDS encoding cupin domain-containing protein codes for MGLIKGVTIRPIESIKGGMAEFYTPLSSDETMVVKVPANTVDDLFVHKHQTDHLLVVKGSFVLVVLYNRRYQYIPLSEHYPQAVTIPPNVLHGAINPNSEDCLLVNALQRHGEPNDRDYQPVKKPFHYDLERAKNSLMQLNLTKVA; via the coding sequence ATGGGACTAATTAAAGGAGTAACAATTCGCCCAATAGAATCAATTAAAGGAGGAATGGCAGAGTTTTATACTCCTTTGTCTAGCGATGAAACAATGGTGGTAAAAGTTCCTGCTAACACGGTTGACGATTTATTCGTTCACAAACATCAAACAGACCATCTGCTAGTAGTAAAAGGTAGCTTTGTTCTGGTAGTGCTTTACAATCGTCGCTATCAATATATTCCCTTAAGCGAACACTATCCCCAGGCAGTTACAATTCCTCCCAACGTGCTGCATGGTGCGATTAATCCCAACTCAGAAGATTGTTTGTTGGTTAATGCCTTACAGCGCCATGGAGAACCGAACGATCGCGACTATCAACCAGTCAAAAAACCATTTCACTACGACTTAGAACGAGCTAAAAATAGTTTGATGCAGTTAAATTTGACTAAAGTTGCTTAA